One segment of Pseudomonas asgharzadehiana DNA contains the following:
- a CDS encoding baseplate J/gp47 family protein, whose protein sequence is MSDVDFKQALADAGIPTTEAGLLQAWEKEVAAQGSKLSNTSAYSPFWRVVRALVTKPVLWILDFFVATVLPNFFVKTAAGAWLDMLAWAVNVERKGATKAKGFLLFTREAPGGALEVPAGTLVQSASINGHIYQVVTTAVGIFADGLMQLQIPVEAVDTGAGFNLAPGYYAILPVPVPGIAQVVNSDGWLTTPGADPEPNDELRLRTRNQFSAVNQWHTDAVYRAMISAFPGVRPDGVYFEHGAPRGPGSANAYVLFEADVPAATYLAQINAHIRDQGNHGHGDDLLVMVIPETQHAVKLEIWPRSTLTTEQRETLKDNAALFVRAAFRESTATDFQPTLTYPQSRFSFSRLGEELHQQFAGIESLRFATADIISELNIPRIQTLEVVLHD, encoded by the coding sequence GTGAGTGACGTAGATTTCAAGCAGGCGCTGGCCGACGCCGGCATTCCCACGACCGAGGCAGGGCTCCTGCAGGCGTGGGAAAAGGAAGTAGCGGCCCAGGGCAGCAAGCTGAGCAACACCAGCGCGTATTCGCCGTTCTGGCGCGTGGTGCGCGCCCTGGTGACCAAGCCGGTGCTGTGGATCCTGGACTTTTTCGTGGCCACGGTGCTGCCGAACTTTTTCGTCAAAACTGCTGCAGGTGCCTGGCTCGATATGCTGGCTTGGGCGGTCAACGTCGAACGCAAGGGCGCGACCAAAGCCAAGGGCTTTTTGCTGTTCACCCGTGAAGCCCCCGGCGGTGCTCTTGAAGTACCCGCCGGAACACTGGTGCAGTCCGCATCAATCAACGGCCATATCTACCAGGTGGTGACCACGGCCGTGGGTATCTTCGCCGATGGCCTGATGCAGTTGCAGATCCCGGTCGAGGCGGTCGACACCGGCGCCGGTTTCAACCTGGCCCCGGGTTACTACGCGATCCTGCCAGTTCCGGTACCGGGCATTGCCCAGGTGGTGAACAGCGACGGTTGGTTGACCACACCAGGTGCAGATCCTGAGCCCAACGACGAACTGCGTTTGCGCACCCGAAACCAGTTTTCGGCGGTCAATCAGTGGCACACCGACGCGGTGTACCGCGCCATGATCTCGGCCTTCCCAGGCGTGCGCCCTGATGGCGTGTACTTTGAACACGGCGCGCCACGTGGTCCGGGCAGTGCCAATGCCTACGTGCTGTTCGAAGCGGACGTGCCGGCGGCGACGTACCTGGCGCAAATCAACGCGCATATTCGCGACCAGGGCAACCATGGCCACGGCGACGATTTGCTGGTGATGGTCATTCCTGAAACCCAGCACGCCGTGAAGTTGGAGATCTGGCCGCGTTCGACGCTGACCACCGAACAGCGCGAAACGCTCAAGGACAACGCGGCGCTGTTCGTGCGTGCCGCGTTCCGTGAAAGCACCGCTACGGACTTCCAGCCGACGCTGACCTACCCCCAGTCGCGGTTTTCATTCAGCCGCCTGGGCGAAGAACTCCACCAGCAGTTCGCCGGCATCGAGTCATTGCGCTTTGCCACGGCCGACATCATCAGCGAGCTGAACATTCCCCGTATCCAGACCCTGGAGGTGGTGCTGCATGATTAA
- a CDS encoding DUF4376 domain-containing protein, giving the protein MNSYFYSPSLHTFLIAGLHKNRPADCVPLSDAEHTALMMHQSQGFEITFDRELMKPVARELAPPTETERLTAMHLEKTAQVNLACEAAITGGFWSSALGEPFQYASQLDDQLNLTGVIQTGMDSLYACRDQLGTKLFRSHTAEQLRHVGSDFSSFKQQLLQKANGLKQALDRALADSDLASLQLVSWEDAQ; this is encoded by the coding sequence ATGAACAGCTATTTTTACAGTCCTTCGCTTCACACTTTTCTGATAGCGGGACTCCATAAGAACCGTCCCGCTGACTGCGTTCCGCTCAGTGATGCTGAGCATACGGCGCTGATGATGCACCAGTCCCAGGGATTCGAAATTACGTTCGATCGCGAGCTGATGAAGCCTGTTGCTCGCGAATTAGCGCCGCCCACGGAAACTGAACGTTTGACGGCGATGCACTTGGAGAAAACAGCCCAGGTCAATTTGGCGTGCGAAGCGGCAATCACGGGTGGTTTTTGGTCGTCAGCCCTGGGTGAGCCGTTCCAATACGCCAGTCAGTTAGACGATCAGTTGAACCTCACCGGTGTGATTCAGACCGGCATGGACAGCCTCTATGCCTGCCGTGATCAATTGGGTACCAAGCTGTTCCGTTCGCACACGGCGGAGCAATTGCGCCATGTAGGCAGCGATTTCAGCAGTTTCAAGCAGCAGCTGCTGCAGAAGGCAAACGGACTCAAGCAAGCACTCGACCGGGCGCTGGCGGATAGCGATCTGGCCAGCCTGCAGTTGGTTTCCTGGGAGGACGCGCAGTGA
- a CDS encoding phage tail protein has translation MGAVITLAGESLIAQKQAANAGLKVSRFIFANVPGLNPAAPVDRAAPKPVAGQIVYTHQIPAEHAGYVNPNQVVYSAQIGSDVGDWDFNWIGLETIDGVLFAVAYVPVQQKRRNIPPQQIGNNLTRNFLVVFDGAQSLTGITIDAKTWQHDFTVRLAGIDERARKANRDLYGRRACLNTGLQLEKVGNSYQLKPGVAYVEGLRVELTAPMPVPAPTSFPMYLWLDVSLQRQLSDVAVTLKTAHMFPSRPDYVDGNGITHYSVLTAEFQDANTLIDRRFTVETSGALVMDFALRTGDYASLRARATTKDDVGLGNVPNAISDDQDSNSSVILATTKAVKAATALIWTGIANIVSGATVVGKSAKWAIARKITLGGAMTGNVTLDGSADVTLTVAAIQATEAVAGGAKVATQTQTNEGADDTAYITPKKLRWGFAISLAVNGYIAFPSWLGGLVIQWGNAFISVNGTNYLFPIAFPTAAFVLNFSTGENSTSSVEVMNITPGSLTRTGFTGNATTAANYHYIAIGN, from the coding sequence ATGGGAGCCGTTATTACCCTTGCAGGTGAAAGCCTGATCGCGCAAAAACAAGCCGCCAACGCGGGTCTGAAAGTCAGTCGATTCATTTTTGCCAACGTGCCCGGGTTGAATCCCGCCGCACCCGTGGACCGCGCCGCGCCCAAGCCTGTCGCGGGGCAAATCGTCTACACGCACCAGATCCCGGCCGAGCATGCCGGCTACGTAAACCCCAATCAGGTGGTGTACAGCGCGCAGATCGGCTCTGACGTTGGTGACTGGGACTTCAACTGGATCGGACTGGAGACCATCGACGGTGTGCTGTTTGCGGTGGCGTATGTGCCCGTACAGCAAAAGCGCCGCAATATCCCGCCCCAGCAGATCGGCAATAACCTGACACGCAACTTCCTGGTGGTGTTCGACGGTGCGCAGTCGTTGACCGGGATCACGATCGACGCCAAGACCTGGCAGCACGATTTCACCGTACGTCTGGCCGGCATTGATGAGCGCGCCCGTAAAGCCAATCGGGACCTGTACGGGCGCCGTGCGTGTTTGAACACCGGCCTGCAATTGGAGAAGGTGGGGAATAGCTATCAACTCAAGCCTGGCGTTGCCTACGTTGAGGGGCTACGCGTAGAACTTACGGCACCAATGCCGGTTCCGGCTCCCACCAGTTTCCCCATGTACCTCTGGCTCGATGTCAGCTTGCAACGACAGCTGAGCGATGTGGCTGTGACGCTGAAGACGGCCCATATGTTTCCCAGCCGACCGGATTATGTAGACGGCAATGGCATCACTCACTACTCCGTTCTCACGGCCGAGTTTCAGGACGCCAATACCCTGATTGATCGTCGCTTTACGGTCGAAACAAGTGGCGCGCTGGTGATGGACTTCGCCCTGAGAACAGGCGACTACGCGAGCTTGCGCGCCCGTGCGACCACCAAAGACGACGTGGGCTTGGGGAACGTCCCGAACGCCATCAGTGATGACCAGGACTCCAACAGCAGTGTGATCCTGGCCACGACCAAAGCAGTGAAGGCCGCGACCGCGCTGATCTGGACGGGCATCGCCAACATCGTGTCAGGCGCTACCGTAGTCGGAAAGTCTGCTAAGTGGGCAATCGCCCGCAAGATCACACTGGGCGGCGCTATGACGGGCAACGTCACGCTTGATGGCTCTGCCGATGTCACGCTGACGGTCGCAGCAATTCAAGCCACTGAAGCTGTCGCCGGTGGTGCAAAAGTTGCGACTCAGACCCAAACCAATGAGGGCGCTGACGATACGGCCTATATCACCCCGAAGAAGTTGCGCTGGGGCTTTGCCATCAGCTTGGCCGTCAATGGCTACATTGCCTTCCCAAGTTGGTTGGGTGGCTTAGTCATTCAGTGGGGGAACGCATTCATCAGTGTCAACGGGACGAACTACCTGTTCCCGATTGCTTTCCCGACCGCCGCTTTCGTTCTCAATTTCAGCACTGGTGAAAACTCCACCAGTTCGGTCGAGGTGATGAACATTACCCCGGGTTCGCTAACCAGAACGGGCTTTACCGGTAACGCGACCACAGCAGCCAACTATCACTACATTGCGATCGGCAACTGA
- a CDS encoding type II toxin-antitoxin system HicA family toxin — MQSREVIKRLIDDGWVKVKGGDGSHQQFKHPTKKGRVTVPHPQKDVPLGTLRSIWKQAGL; from the coding sequence ATGCAGAGTCGCGAAGTGATCAAGAGGCTGATAGATGATGGATGGGTCAAGGTAAAGGGTGGTGATGGTAGCCACCAGCAGTTCAAACACCCAACCAAGAAGGGTCGCGTTACGGTTCCACATCCCCAAAAGGATGTTCCACTGGGGACCCTTCGAAGCATCTGGAAGCAAGCCGGTCTATGA
- a CDS encoding phage tail tape measure protein: MADRSARLDFILALTDKVTAPLGKVKMGFSELTEQSEKNIKTMGMGLAGVTGAFVGINESLQPALEMNRALGEVKSLGVAEDALTALNQKALDFSVNYGENARDFVASAYSIEGAIKGLTGSQLATFTNTSNLLAKATKSDAETMGAYVGTMYNLFKGQADAMGKGEWVEKLGGQTALAVQLFRTDGAQLKDAFKEVGSIATAAGVDIAEQFAVIGSLSSTMEGGDAGGRYKAFFENLGAASEKMGVKFTDSNGKALPMLQIMDKLQGKLGDLTSASASAKLMEAFGGEGAQVISSLAKDTDRLRNGMDKLGKVRGLEDAQNMAMAMVDPWQQFAAAVEALRIAFGQALIPILTPLMAKLSGIAGTMTRWTQMFPNITRVIGIVTLTILALIAAMSLLTFAVGAGRMVWLAMVTVWKVVQLMGLRTAAVFVLQKLIMLTYITVVYGLTAALGVVRGVMLMWQGAIWLVNAALLANPVAWIVIGVLALVAAVIAAVVYWDEWTAALMNSEAFKWVSDQLTALSEWFASMGGWSGMAKAAWDGIVAIFHTAINGLIEMLNKIPGVDIETRFGAMPEVPGTDIGVNTMDHAAAAQRAQQTINAAIPSLSPARPNAVPQGGLLTSIQNNNSSQNKGTHVENMNIHTAKPMTPLELENMMAMSVGG, encoded by the coding sequence ATGGCCGATCGTAGCGCCCGCCTGGACTTCATCCTGGCCCTGACCGACAAGGTCACCGCGCCCCTGGGCAAGGTGAAGATGGGCTTTTCCGAGCTGACCGAGCAAAGCGAAAAGAACATCAAGACCATGGGCATGGGTTTGGCCGGTGTGACGGGCGCTTTTGTCGGCATCAACGAATCACTGCAGCCCGCGCTGGAGATGAACCGCGCCCTGGGCGAGGTTAAATCCCTGGGTGTGGCCGAAGATGCGCTGACGGCTTTGAATCAGAAGGCCCTGGATTTCTCGGTGAACTATGGCGAGAACGCCCGGGATTTTGTCGCGTCGGCCTACAGCATCGAAGGCGCGATCAAGGGCCTGACGGGCAGCCAGCTGGCCACCTTCACCAACACCAGCAACCTGTTGGCCAAGGCCACCAAATCCGACGCCGAGACCATGGGCGCCTACGTGGGCACCATGTACAACCTGTTCAAGGGCCAGGCCGACGCCATGGGCAAGGGCGAATGGGTTGAAAAGCTCGGCGGGCAGACCGCCCTGGCGGTGCAGCTGTTCCGCACCGACGGCGCCCAGCTCAAGGACGCTTTCAAGGAAGTGGGCTCGATCGCCACGGCCGCCGGCGTCGATATCGCCGAGCAGTTCGCGGTAATTGGCTCGCTGAGCAGCACCATGGAAGGCGGCGACGCCGGCGGGCGCTACAAGGCGTTCTTCGAAAACCTGGGCGCCGCGTCCGAGAAAATGGGCGTGAAGTTCACCGACTCCAACGGCAAAGCGCTGCCCATGCTGCAGATCATGGACAAGCTGCAGGGCAAGCTGGGCGACCTAACCAGCGCGTCGGCCAGCGCCAAGCTGATGGAGGCGTTTGGCGGAGAGGGCGCCCAGGTGATCAGCTCCCTGGCCAAGGACACCGACCGCCTGCGCAACGGCATGGACAAGCTGGGCAAGGTTCGCGGCCTGGAAGATGCGCAGAACATGGCCATGGCCATGGTCGACCCGTGGCAACAGTTTGCCGCTGCAGTCGAGGCACTGCGCATTGCCTTCGGTCAGGCGCTGATCCCGATCCTGACGCCGCTGATGGCCAAGCTATCCGGTATCGCCGGCACCATGACCCGCTGGACGCAGATGTTCCCCAACATCACCCGGGTGATAGGCATTGTCACGCTGACGATCTTGGCGCTGATTGCGGCCATGTCCCTGCTGACCTTCGCCGTCGGCGCCGGTCGCATGGTCTGGCTGGCCATGGTCACCGTCTGGAAAGTGGTGCAGCTGATGGGGTTGCGCACCGCTGCCGTGTTCGTGCTGCAGAAGCTGATCATGCTGACCTATATCACTGTGGTGTACGGCCTGACGGCCGCCCTCGGCGTGGTTCGCGGCGTAATGCTGATGTGGCAGGGCGCGATCTGGTTGGTCAACGCGGCGCTGCTGGCCAATCCGGTCGCCTGGATTGTGATCGGCGTCCTGGCACTGGTCGCGGCGGTGATCGCGGCCGTCGTTTACTGGGACGAATGGACGGCCGCGCTGATGAACAGCGAGGCGTTCAAGTGGGTCAGCGACCAACTGACCGCGCTGTCGGAGTGGTTCGCCTCAATGGGCGGCTGGTCCGGGATGGCTAAGGCCGCCTGGGACGGCATCGTCGCGATCTTCCATACGGCGATCAACGGCCTGATCGAGATGCTCAACAAGATCCCCGGCGTCGACATTGAAACCCGCTTTGGTGCCATGCCCGAGGTGCCCGGTACGGATATCGGCGTCAACACCATGGACCACGCGGCAGCGGCGCAGCGCGCCCAGCAGACCATCAATGCGGCCATTCCAAGCCTGTCGCCGGCGCGGCCCAACGCGGTGCCCCAGGGCGGGCTGCTGACCAGCATCCAGAACAACAACAGTAGCCAGAACAAGGGCACGCACGTGGAAAACATGAACATCCACACCGCCAAGCCCATGACCCCGCTGGAGCTGGAAAACATGATGGCCATGTCGGTGGGCGGATGA
- a CDS encoding phage tail protein, which produces MIKIDLPFWLDGTELTKLKAAAQSWWERVEGWLRWPLLQMDADTCHITVLDLLAWQRDITRFKGEPEGLYRLRVKFAFINAVDAGSTAGMKRILERLGVGYVEIEERQAGRDWDVVLLRFSDSQLSQNPELLRVLIQQYGRTCRRYDFSTITPVPMQIALVHFHDDQQTLVASL; this is translated from the coding sequence ATGATTAAGATCGATCTGCCGTTCTGGCTCGATGGCACCGAGCTGACCAAGCTCAAAGCGGCCGCCCAGTCCTGGTGGGAGCGCGTCGAGGGCTGGTTGCGTTGGCCGCTGCTGCAGATGGACGCGGACACCTGCCATATCACCGTGCTGGACCTGCTGGCCTGGCAGCGCGATATCACCCGCTTCAAGGGCGAACCCGAGGGCTTGTATCGCCTGCGGGTCAAGTTCGCCTTCATCAACGCCGTGGACGCTGGCAGCACCGCCGGTATGAAACGCATCCTGGAGCGCCTGGGCGTCGGCTACGTCGAGATCGAGGAGCGCCAGGCCGGTCGCGACTGGGACGTGGTGCTGCTGCGTTTCTCTGACTCCCAGCTATCGCAGAACCCCGAGCTGCTGCGCGTGCTGATCCAGCAATACGGCCGCACCTGCCGGCGTTATGACTTTTCCACCATTACACCGGTACCGATGCAAATCGCCCTGGTCCACTTTCACGACGATCAGCAAACGCTGGTCGCCAGCCTTTAG
- a CDS encoding DUF6890 family protein, translated as MLALTNRWLPGAEPSIENMGTAKWLDDEYWKRMGFAVANGIAHALKG; from the coding sequence TTGCTGGCCCTGACCAACCGTTGGCTACCTGGTGCCGAGCCCAGTATCGAAAACATGGGCACGGCCAAGTGGCTGGATGATGAATATTGGAAACGCATGGGTTTCGCCGTGGCAAACGGCATAGCCCATGCGTTGAAAGGATAG
- a CDS encoding DUF2590 family protein gives MSEYIDLLIAGNDLVLDPSRQPLLIDDRASIAQDIAHMIRDSGLLVTLVAERDRLKQRDCIQQLELLVEADERLVPGTALITQLQPGQYLVTATTLKFGNIEVAL, from the coding sequence ATGAGCGAGTACATCGATCTGCTGATTGCCGGCAATGACCTGGTGCTGGACCCGTCGCGTCAGCCGTTGCTGATTGATGACCGGGCCAGCATCGCCCAGGACATCGCCCACATGATCCGCGACAGCGGCTTGCTGGTCACCCTGGTGGCCGAGCGCGATCGGCTCAAGCAACGCGACTGTATCCAGCAACTGGAACTGCTGGTGGAGGCCGACGAACGCCTGGTACCGGGCACCGCACTTATCACCCAGCTGCAGCCAGGCCAGTACCTGGTCACGGCGACAACCCTGAAATTCGGCAATATCGAGGTGGCTTTGTGA
- a CDS encoding type II toxin-antitoxin system HicB family antitoxin, translating into MKYVVVLHKDEGSDYGVTVPDVPGCFSAGETIDEALRNVVDALSMQFEGLVEDGEPMPEAQSIEHHRKDPDYADGIWAFVEFDTTPYYGKAVRFNASLPEGLLKKIDDRVKEGNSYASRSGFLATAALHELAKYLEEDVKSRRVAS; encoded by the coding sequence ATGAAATACGTAGTTGTTTTGCATAAAGATGAAGGCTCCGATTACGGAGTAACCGTGCCTGATGTTCCAGGTTGCTTCTCTGCAGGCGAAACTATTGATGAAGCACTACGGAACGTTGTTGATGCGCTGTCGATGCAGTTTGAAGGTTTAGTGGAAGACGGTGAACCGATGCCAGAAGCACAAAGCATCGAGCACCATAGGAAAGATCCAGACTATGCCGATGGCATCTGGGCTTTCGTAGAGTTTGATACAACCCCGTACTATGGAAAAGCAGTGAGATTTAATGCATCTCTACCTGAAGGGCTACTAAAAAAAATCGATGATCGAGTAAAGGAGGGTAATTCTTACGCTTCACGATCTGGATTTCTAGCAACAGCAGCGCTGCATGAACTTGCTAAATACTTGGAAGAAGATGTCAAATCTAGAAGAGTTGCTAGCTGA
- a CDS encoding DNA-binding protein, protein MTLLLDGQQILGKRLKITANLRIESDDLSGQTSNSQTAHKGFKPKTLTVALMIPFVDQVQLRNLMRLAEATSGGGQLKMYRIVNDTAAAFGIREVQFSDGVSAREDDSLNAWLVQFTLSEKLSNPERVENRRAGNGVTSQSGPGSAVDGAAGGNGTGAPGELSGFERTLKKVDDWLGPTP, encoded by the coding sequence ATGACGCTATTACTCGACGGCCAACAGATCCTGGGCAAACGTCTGAAAATAACGGCCAATCTGCGTATCGAGAGCGACGATCTGTCGGGGCAGACCAGCAACAGCCAGACCGCGCACAAAGGCTTTAAGCCCAAAACCCTGACGGTCGCCCTGATGATTCCGTTTGTTGACCAGGTGCAGCTGCGCAACCTCATGCGCTTGGCCGAGGCCACGTCCGGCGGTGGCCAGCTCAAGATGTACCGCATCGTCAACGACACCGCCGCCGCGTTCGGCATTCGTGAAGTGCAGTTCTCTGATGGCGTGAGCGCCCGGGAAGACGACTCGCTGAACGCCTGGCTGGTGCAGTTCACCCTGTCAGAGAAACTGTCCAATCCTGAGCGGGTGGAGAACCGCCGCGCCGGCAACGGCGTCACGTCGCAATCCGGCCCGGGCTCGGCGGTCGACGGCGCGGCTGGTGGTAACGGCACCGGCGCGCCTGGGGAACTGAGCGGCTTTGAACGGACCCTGAAAAAGGTTGACGACTGGCTGGGCCCCACCCCATGA
- a CDS encoding putative phage tail assembly chaperone, whose protein sequence is MSQTQSREITLEVGDKEFTFTLTPQDVTKYFNAMTANNKVAPSFNLLSSTVLPAEKTGLREVLANPVMTMQIAGALLEEYAPDVEIIVKKPLSTLTA, encoded by the coding sequence ATGAGCCAGACCCAATCCCGCGAAATCACCCTGGAAGTCGGCGACAAGGAATTCACCTTCACCCTGACGCCCCAGGACGTGACCAAGTACTTCAACGCCATGACTGCCAACAACAAGGTGGCGCCGTCCTTCAACCTGCTGAGCAGCACCGTACTGCCCGCCGAAAAAACCGGCCTGCGCGAAGTGTTGGCCAACCCGGTGATGACCATGCAAATCGCCGGCGCGCTCCTTGAGGAGTACGCGCCTGACGTCGAGATCATCGTAAAAAAGCCCTTGAGCACGCTGACCGCCTGA